In a genomic window of Piliocolobus tephrosceles isolate RC106 chromosome 1, ASM277652v3, whole genome shotgun sequence:
- the RNF207 gene encoding RING finger protein 207, which yields MSGAIFGPLEGPSSLDAPSVHPLVCPLCHVQYERPCLLDCFHDFCAGCLRGRTTEGRLTCPLCQHQTVVKGPSGLPPVDRLLQFLVDSSGDGVEAVRCANCDLECSEQDVETTYFCNTCGQPLCARCRDETHRARMFARHDIVALGQRSRDVPQKCTLHAEPYLLFSTDKKLLLCIRCFRDMQGESRAHCVDLESAYVQGCERLEQAVLAVKALQTATREAIALLQAMVEEVRHSAAEEENAIHALFGSMQERLAERKAVLLQAVQSQYEEKDKAFKEQLSHLATLLPTLQVHLVICSSFLSLANKAEFLDLGYELMERLQGIVTRPYRLRPVRSSKIASDHRAEFARCLEPLLLLGTRRVAAAASGANTLAGGLGPKVLTGPHCPSPVGTMSGSPVQKPTLHRSTSTKVLLAEGKNTPFTEHCRHYEDSYRHLQAEMQSLKDQVQELHRDLTKHHSLIKAEIMGDVLSKSLQLDVQIASEHTSLERMRVVFQEIWEESYQQVANEQEIYEAQLHDLLQLRQENAYLTTITKQITPYIRSIAKVKERLEPRFQAPVDEQSESLQNTHDDSRNSVASARNNPGSVPEKREKTSEPKGNSWAPNSLSEEPLLKNKDHHRSKQKNRGDIPTWREHLT from the exons ATGTCGGGAGCTATCTTCGGGCCCCTGGAGGGCCCGAGCTCCCTGGACGCCCCGAGCGTCCACCCGCTGGTGTGCCCGCTGTGCCACGTGCAGTACGAGCGCCCGTGTCTTCTGGACTGCTTCCACGACTTCTGCGCCGGCTGTCTGCGTGGCCGCACGACTGAAGGCCGCCTCACCTGCCCGTTGTGCCA ACACCAGACGGTGGTGAAGGGTCCTAGCGGGCTCCCACCGGTGGACCGGCTGCTGCAGTTCCTGGTGGACAGCTCGGGGGATGGCGTGGAGGCGGTGCGCTGTGCCAACTGTGACCTGGAGTGCAGCGAGCAG GACGTGGAGACCACGTACTTCTGCAACACGTGCGGACAGCCCCTGTGCGCGCGCTGCCGCGATGAGACGCACCGAGCACGCATGTTCGCGCGCCACGACATCGTGGCCCTGGGTCAGCGAAGCCGCGACGTGCCCCAGAAGTGCA CGCTGCACGCAGAGCCCTACCTCCTGTTCTCCACCGACAAGAAGTTGCTGTTGTGCATCCGTTGCTTCCGCGACATGCAGGG GGAGAGCCGGGCGCACTGCGTGGACCTGGAATCGGCTTACGTGCAGGGCTGCGAGCGGCTGGAGCAGGCGGTGCTG GCCGTGAAGGCCCTGCAGACGGCCACGCGGGAGGCCATCGCGCTGCTGCAGGCCATGGTGGAGGAGGTGCGGCACAGCGCTGCAGAGGAGGAGAACGCTATCCACGCCCTCTTCGGCAGCATGCAG GAGAGGTTGGCAGAAAGGAAAGCAGTGCTGCTGCAGGCTGTGCAGAG ccaaTACGAAGAGAAGGACAAGGCCTTCAAGGAGCAGCTCTCTCACTTGGCCACCTTGCTGCCCACCCTGCAG GTCCACCTGGTCATCtgttcctccttcctcagcttggccaacaaggcTGAGTTCCTGGACCTGGGCTAT GAGCTGATGGAGAGGCTGCAGGGCATCGTCACACGGCCGTACCGCCTAAGGCCTGTGCGGAGCAGCAAG ATTGCCAGTGACCACCGAGCTGAGTTCGCGCGCTGCCTGGagccgctgctgctgctggggaCACGTCGGGTGGCAGCTGCTGCAAGTGGTGCTAACAC GCTGGCAGGGGGCTTAGGCCCCAAGGTGCTGACGGGGCCCCACTGCCCCTCCCCGGTAGGAACGATGTCCGGGTCACCCGTCCAAAAGCCTACGCTGCACCGGTCCACCAGCACCAAGGTGCTGCTGGCAGAGGGCAAGAACACGCCCTTCACAGAGCACTGCCGCCACTATGAGGACTCCTACAGG cacCTGCAGGCGGAGATGCAGAGCCTAAAGGACCAGGTACAGGAGCTGCACCGAGACCTCACCAAGCACCACTCGCTCATCAAGGCGGAGATCATGGGAGACGTCCTGAGCAAGTCCCTGCAACTGGACGTGCAGATCGCCTCGGAGCACACCTCCTTAGAGCGCATGAGGGTCGTCTTCCAGGAG ATTTGGGAGGAATCCTATCAGCAAGTGGCTAATGAGCAGGAGATTTATGAAG CCCAGCTCCATGACCTTctccagctgaggcaggagaatgcctaCCTGACCACCATCACCAAGCAGATCACGCCCTACATCCGCTCCATTGCCAAGGTGAAGGAGCGGCTGGAGCCCAG GTTTCAGGCACCCGTGGATGAGCAGTCAGAGAGTCTACAAAACACGCATGACGACAGCAGGAACAGTGTGGCCTCAGCCAG GAATAACCCAGGAAGTGTCccggaaaagagagagaagacgtCAGAGCCTAAAGGAAACAGCTGGGCTCCGAACAGCCTCTCGGAAGAGCCTCTACTCAAAAATAAGGATCATCACAGATCCAAACAGAAAAACAGGGGTGACATCCCCACATGGAGGGAACACCTGACTTAG